AGGGAATTGTATCCTTCCTGTGGTGTGGGGATGAATCCTGCGGCAAGGAAATTGAGGAATACGTGAATGTTGATATTCTGGGTGTAAAGGAAGAGGCAACAGAAGGTAAATGTATAAAATGTGGGAAAGATGCCCGTAATGTGGCCCTTCTTGCTAAAACATATTAAATCCCTTCTTTAAATCCATTTTAGAATTCTCAAGTGCTTATAACTATCCCTAAAACTTTGATTAAAATTATTAAGTACAAAAATAAGATATAAATAACAATATAATAACATCCATCTGGTGTTAAAGGGGTAATGTATGAATATACGGGTAATCTTACTGATAATGGTAGTAGTGCTCTTTGCAGCTGGATGTGGGGCCATGAGCTTCCTTTCTGGCGGTGGAACCACACTGGAACAGGCCTATGATAATAAACAGGTTGAAATTGTTCAAAGTACATCTGCTGGTGCTATTCCCCACAACGTCACCATAAATAATAATGGTACCAAACCGGTGATGGTGGATAAAGGAACCATTCTCAAAAGTAAAGAATCACAGGACCTGGTTATCATTGATGATAAAAAAGTAAACCCCAACAGCAACGACACTGTACAGGCATACTGCATAGAACCTGATCAAAAAGCAGTTCCAGGATCCACACTATACCCAGCAGGAACAGTATCCAACCAAGTCAAACAGATCATTGACACTTCCAACCCTTCAGACCTTCAAAACGCCACCCAATCCCAGATGCAGATATGGATCATTGCCAGTAAAGGGAATGTTGATGTCTATTCTGGTGAATCAATGGCAGTAGTACAGACTCAGAAAACAAAATATTACCTGTTAAAGGAAAAACTGGATACTGCTAAAACAGATGTGATGAGCCGTTTCAACCTTACTTCAGATGCAATCGGAAACATTTCCTTAACCGCAGATTCAGATAACAGTGCCAACACCTGGGTCAGTGACATCAGGCAATGGTTCAAGAACACTCTGGGTATATAGATAACTCCAGGTATTAGATAACTCCAGGTATTAGATAACTCCAGGTATCTTCGGTATCTAAACCATTAGACTCCAAGTATCTAAATATAGATTACCTTAAATTCCGGGTATCTAAATATAGATTACCTTAAATTCTTGGTATGTTAATATGGATTTACCTAATGAATTCTGCATACAACCTTAAACAAATTGATTGACATGACCAAAACATTTGCAATAATCCCTGTTTCCAGGTTTTCTGAGGCAAAAACACGACTATCGCCCACTCTTTCACCACTTGAGAGAGAAAATCTTCTTAAATCCATGTTAATGGATGTTATAGGGGCAATAAGTGGCAGTGTGGATCAGGTTGTTGTTATAAGCTCAGATAAAGATGTACTCAATTTTGTAGCGGATTTAAATGTCACCTGCCTTCCTGAGAAGGGAAAAACAGATCTCAACGGTGCACTGACCCAGGCAGTGGAGTGGTGTTCAAACTATGCCAATCAGGTGCTTATTGTACCTTCAGATGTCCCCCTCATACATCAGGACCAGGTTCAGGAAATGATTGAACTTTCGGATAAATGGCCAATGGTCATTGCCCCAGCCAAGGGTGGTGGAACCAATGCCCTTTTATGTCCTACCAAGGATATAAAGATGAAATTCGGGGATTGGAGCTTTTTCGAACACCTGAAAGAAGCAGAAAATGCAGGGGTGTCCTGGTATATCTATGACTCTTTTTACCTTTCCCTGGATGTAAATACCGCGGAAGACCTGGGAGAGATAATTATTCATGGTTTCAGAACACAAACCCGTAAATTTCTAAAAAGCATTGGCCTACAGGTTAAATCAAACCATGGAACTGAACGTTTAATGGTGGAGAGAAAATGATAGCCCTGTCCATTGCTGGTTTCGACCCATCTGGAGGGGCAGGGATCCTGGCTGACGTGAAAACATTCCAGGCACTGGGAGTTTACCCCACTGCAGTTATCACCGCCCTCACTGCCCAGAATGTGAAACATGTGGGTGGTGTGGAACCAGTTGACACGGATTTTGTGGCCAAACAGATAGACCTCGTAATGGCTGAGGAAGATATACAGTATGCTAAAACTGGTATGCTCTATTCCGGTGAGATGGTGGAGATGGTGGCCAGGAAAGTAAATGAATACCAGTTGAAACTGGTGGTGGACCCGGTACTGGTAGCTGGTTCTGGAGGAACATTATCCAGAGATGATCTAGCCAGATCTATTAAAAAACACCTTTTACCACTGGCAAAATTAACCACACCCAACATCCATGAAGCAGAAGTACTGACTGGTTTGGAAATTAAAAATGAGGAAGATGCCGCTAATGTGGCCTGTGAACTGGGGAAATTATGCCCCACTGTAGTTACAGGTGGACACCTAAACGGGCGGGATATTTTTTATGAAAATTCTTCAAATGGAAATGATATAAATTTTATTGAAGGAGAGATCATTAAAACCAGCAACACCCATGGATCAGGATGCACCTACTCCTCAGCAATCACTGCTTACATGGCGATGGGAATAAGCATGGTTGAATCCCTTAAAAAAGCATCCCATTTTACTAAAAAAGCCATAGAAAATGGTGGTCATGGTACTTTAAATCAGATGTGGAGACAAAATCAACTATAACCCATTAATGTTATAATATCGGAATCTTATGATAGTATTCATTAGATATTTGAAGCTTTGATAAATAAGTTTTGACAAAATAAAAATAGGAAAAAATTGAGGTGTGTTCATGGTTTCCAGTGAAGAAATAAGAAGAAGGTTAGAAGCTAAAAGAAGAGGCGAAACATTTTCTGAAGTAAAGAAGACACCCCCATCATCATCAGCATCGAAAACTTGTCCTGAATGTCAGACATCAAACCCTGAAAGTGCTAAATTCTGTGTGGGATGTGGGGCGCCACTGGCAAGAGAAGAAACTCCAACAACTTCCAATGAGGTTATTCCATCCCCTCCCAGTGAAGTAACTCCACCTGTTTCTGGTGAAGAAACACCTACAGCTACTCCAACATCAACTGCAGATAATTTTAAACAATGTCCTTCCTGTGGTCAGAAGAATAAACTTGACGCCAAGTTCTGTATAATATGTGGACATAAATTTGAGAATGAATCGGTCTTTGAGAATGAATCTGTTACAGAAAAACGCCTGGAACCGTTAGTTGAAGTGGTGGAAGAGAAAAAAGAAGTTCCTGTAGCTGAAACCAAACCCATTGTGTCACCATCAGAGGATGAGGCGGATTTACAAGAACCTGTAACTGAACAGGAACCAGTTGAACCCCCTGAAACAGAAACTCAAGAAAAATCAGTTATCCCTGAAGTAAAGGTTCCCGAACAGTTTAAATCCGCCAATAATGTTCAGCCAGAAGAAGAAATAGCTCCTGTGGAATCTGCTGAAGTTCAATCCAAAGAAGAAACTGCACCCGCTGAAGATCCTGTGATGCGTATTAAAAAAGCCAAAGAACTTCTGGATATAGGTGCAATAACTCAGGAAGAATTTGACAAGATTAAAAACAAGTATCTAGATTTGATATAATGCATTAATTGGTAAATAAGGAAATTTTAAGAAAAATGAAGATTAAAGGGGGGGAGAGAGAAATGATCCTCTCCTACTTTAACTGCATTGTATAACTCAGGTTAACGCACAAGAAATAACCAAAAAAAATTGTTTAATATGTCATTAAGATTTTATTTCAAGTTGCATTTGTTTTTATATTGTTGATATAGTTCATCTAGCTTTTTTTCAGATTGAAAAATATTAAAAATTACATTATACAGTTTAGAATCATTTTCAATACAGGTCGACAAATGTGGAACAGCTTTGGTAACACCAAAAACACAGCCACAATCTTGACAATAATAATAAAAATATGTATCATCAAAAGTTATATAAGATGCATTCGATGAACAAATTGGGCATTTATCATAATCCTGATCATTTGGGCCACTATTACTTAAAAACACATAACCCCCCAAAAAAATAACAATTAAGGTTATAACTCCAATAACTACTCTTTTATTAACCATTTAATCACTTTGCAATATTAATTAGCACTATTAATTGTAATCATATCAGATCTTACAAAATGTCAACTGTATATTGGAATTATAGTTCTTTAAACAGATATGATTAAAAAAAATAAAGGATAAATAACGTATTTAAAGGAGTTTAATCTCAGCAGCGGATAATATGTTAATTCCACTTTCTTCCAGGGCATTTATACCAGAATCAACATCTTCTGTGCGCAGTACCACTATGGCCTTGTCACTTTTTTTCTCTACAAAAGCGTAAAGGTATTCCACATTAATATCAGCTTTATTTAAAACACCAAGAAGTTCATCCAGTCCTCCGGGTTGGTCCATGACTTCCACCGCAATGACTTCGTTGACCTTTACCACGAAGTTATCTGCCTCCAGGGCTTTCTTTGCTTCTTTTGGATTGTGGACTATCATGCGCAATATGCCAAATTCAGAGGTGTCAGCTATTGAAAGGGCCCTGATATTAACACCAGCATTGGAAAGAACGTTCATTGCCTTTCCCAATCTTCCTTTCCTGTTTTCAAGAAATACAGATATCTGTTTTAATTTCATTCTTTTATCTTCTGACATATCCATTTCATCCCCTGTAAATTTTATAATATATCCTATTAATTTTATATTATATTTCAATAATTGGATTTTATCTTTATTAATTGGATTTTAAGTCCCAGTTATATCATTTATGGTCTTTAAATCAATGTAAACTGAATTAATTCAGTCCTCTCTTGTCAATAACCCTGACTGCTTTACCCTCACTTCTAGGCAGACTACGCGGTTCCACTAGGGTAACATTTACCCTGAGTCCTATCTCATCGTGTATCTGTTTTTGTATGGATTTTTTAACCTGTTCCACGTGTTTGACTTCATCGGAAAATAGTGCAGGGGATGTTTCCACCTGTACTTCCAGTTCATCCAAGTGTTCTGGTCTGCTGGCAATGATCAGGTAGTTTGGTTCCATTCCAGGAATCTTGAGGAGTGCCCTTTCAATCTGGGATGGGAATACAATAACTCCCCTGACTTTGAGCATGTCATCGGATCTTCCGGTTACACGGTCCATCTTTATGTGGGTTCTTCCACAGCCACATTCACCCTTACGCAGGACAGTGATATCTCTGGTTCTAAAGCGCAGAACAGGCATACCCTCTCTGGTAAGAGTGGTTAGTACCAGTTCTCCCTTTTCCCCCTCAGGTAGTGTTTCCAGGGTCTGTGGGTCCAAGATCTCAGGGTAGAAGTGATCATCAAAGATGTGCAGACCATTCTTTTCCATACATTCATTGGCCACACCAGGACCAATGATCTCGGTGAGTCCGTAGATATTAAGAGCATCAATGTCCAGTCTTCTTTCAATTTCATTCCTCATCTCTTCGGTCCACATTTCAGCCCCGAAAACCCCAGCTTTGAGTTTTATGTCATCTTTAGGGATACCTTCCCTTTCCAGTACCTCGGAGATGTACATGGCGTAGCTGGGAGTGCAGGTAAGGATGGTACTTTTAAAGTCCTGGATTATTTCAATCTGGCGCTTGGTGTTCCCGGCGCTGATGGGTATTACAGTGCAACCCAACTTCTGACCACCGTGGTGTACTCCTAATCCTCCAGTGAAAAGACCATAACCGTAACAGTTCTGTACTATGTCCTTTTTGGTGGCTCCAGCCATGGAAAGTGCTCTGGCAATAACTTCTCCCCATAGTTCCAGGTCTTTAGGGGTGTAACCTGAAACAGTGGGTTTACCGGTGGTACCGGAGGTTGTATGGATCTCCACAATCTCATCAGTACTGACTGCAAACATTCCAAAAGGATATGCTTCCCTTAAGTCGCTTTTAGTGGTGAATGGTATTTTTTCTATGTCTTTAAGAGTTTGAATGTCTTCAGGGGTTACCCCTGCTTCATCCAACTTCTTCCGGTAGTAGGGTACGTTTTCGTAAGCCCTTTTAACAACATCCTGTAATCTTTTAAGCTGTAATGTTTCCTTTTCCTGGGCTGGCATGCACTCAGCCTTTTCATTCCAGATCATATTCTACACCTCTAATGGACCATAATAAACCTTTTAACGAATAATTTATTTAATAACTAATTTTATCAGTAGAATAACTTTATCATAGATTGTAAACTTATGATTTACCATTTAAGTCATACTAGGATTTACCATTTAAACATAACCTATGATTTTACCCTTTAAGTTAAACCTGTGATTGCCATTTAATCATCTATTTTACATTACCACTATAAAATAGATTATATTTATCTATTGTTAATTGACTGCACAACCTTGATCATTATGGCTATTTGAAATAATGGGGTTGATGAAAATATTTACAAATATCAAATTATTTTATAAAATAAGTTCATAAGAATAGATAAAATTAATTAATATAATAGATTATTCAGTTCTGTTATATTGATACGCAAATTATAGTTATTATAACAGACTTAAGGCTGATGAGAATCAGGTATATCACACAAGAATCAGTATCACAAAATCCACTCATTTGCATAAACTAAAAAAGAGAAAAAATAAGAAAAGAAATTATTTCTTATCAAAGGATGCTATCCAGTCATCGAAGTTATCCCTGAACTCTTCGATTTTCATGTCCAGCACCCTGCGATTATCCACCAGGTTTAAACTGTTTGACAAGAGTTCAATTTCCAGACGACGGTTAATTTCTTCCCAGTTTACGATGTTCCAGAATGCACCCACGTAGTCTGGGCGAACATTCTTGTAGTCCAGGTAGTAGGCGTGTTCCCATACATCCAGGACCATTAGAACCCGGAAGTGTGGTATGACGTTGACGTTGTGTTTTTCAATCTGGGTGATGAACAGTCGGTCAGTTCGGCGGCAGATGGTCAGGGCTGCCCATCCTGATCCTTCGGTACTAATTGCGGCCTGTGAAAATTCCTGTTTAAACCTTTCAAAGGATCCGAAGTCCTTTTCAATGTACTTGGCAAGGGTTCCAGTTGGTTCACCTCCACCTTTTGGAGCAGGGGCCATGTTTTCCCAGAACATTTTATGGAGTACGAATCCACCCACATGGAATGAAAGTTCCTTGGCCACAGCCTTAACATCAAACTCTATGCCTGGTCTGCTGTCAAATTTATCTAAAATTGCATTAGCCCCATCCACATATGCTTGGTGGTGTTTATCGTGGTGTATCTGGAGTTGTTCCTCTGAGATGTATGGTTCCAGATCTTTGTATCCATAAGGAAGTGGGGGAAGTTCATATTTCTTTTTTGCCATTGTTTATCACCCTTTTTTGTAATACGTTTATAAAAACTTATTAATCTCTATTTGGTCTGGTCCAATCTTCTTTTTCTGATTTATAGTATATTTGTCCCGATTTATAGTACATATCCGGAAAATTTTCAGGAAATTTAGCTATTTACCATTTGTAGTAGTTCCTGTAACACAGCCACCAGTCAAAGCATTTGTACTCTCCTGGCCTTTCCAATGCAGCATCAATATCTGCTGGTGGAGGAATAATCAAACCCTTACCAATAAGTTCATTGCAAGGCCAGTTGGCTGGTATGGCCACACCCTTCTCTTCTGCTGTCTGGAATCCTTCAACCATTCTTAATATTTCATCTAAGTTTCTACCCAGCTCCTGAGGGTAGTATAAAATGGCGCGGATGATTCCTTCAGGGTCAATGATGAACACAGCCCTTACAGTGTTGGTGCCCTTGTTTGGGTGTATTAATCCCAATTTATCCGCTACACGACCTGTGTCGGCGATTACAGGGAATTCTATGTCTATATCGAAGTTTTCTGCTATCCACTGTATCCATTTGAGGTGTGAGAAAACCTGATCTACTGAAAGTCCAATGAGTTCGCAGTTCATCTCCTGGAAAAGATCATAACGTAGCTGGAAAGCCACAAATTCTGTGGTACACACCGGTGTGAAATCTGCAGGATGACTGAATAAAACAAACCATTTCCCCTTGAATGCTTTAGGTAGTTTCATCATTCCCTGTGTGGTTTGAACTTCCATTTTAGGGAACTTGTCTCCAATAAGTGGCATTCCTTTTCCTTTTTTCTTAATTTTTCTTAGTTCGTAAACTTTTTCTCCCATTGTTTACCCCCTTCAGGTATACTAATGCAGTGTTATTTTTCTT
This window of the Methanobacterium formicicum DSM 3637 genome carries:
- a CDS encoding zinc-ribbon domain-containing protein, coding for MVSSEEIRRRLEAKRRGETFSEVKKTPPSSSASKTCPECQTSNPESAKFCVGCGAPLAREETPTTSNEVIPSPPSEVTPPVSGEETPTATPTSTADNFKQCPSCGQKNKLDAKFCIICGHKFENESVFENESVTEKRLEPLVEVVEEKKEVPVAETKPIVSPSEDEADLQEPVTEQEPVEPPETETQEKSVIPEVKVPEQFKSANNVQPEEEIAPVESAEVQSKEETAPAEDPVMRIKKAKELLDIGAITQEEFDKIKNKYLDLI
- a CDS encoding peroxiredoxin; the protein is MGEKVYELRKIKKKGKGMPLIGDKFPKMEVQTTQGMMKLPKAFKGKWFVLFSHPADFTPVCTTEFVAFQLRYDLFQEMNCELIGLSVDQVFSHLKWIQWIAENFDIDIEFPVIADTGRVADKLGLIHPNKGTNTVRAVFIIDPEGIIRAILYYPQELGRNLDEILRMVEGFQTAEEKGVAIPANWPCNELIGKGLIIPPPADIDAALERPGEYKCFDWWLCYRNYYKW
- a CDS encoding superoxide dismutase, coding for MAKKKYELPPLPYGYKDLEPYISEEQLQIHHDKHHQAYVDGANAILDKFDSRPGIEFDVKAVAKELSFHVGGFVLHKMFWENMAPAPKGGGEPTGTLAKYIEKDFGSFERFKQEFSQAAISTEGSGWAALTICRRTDRLFITQIEKHNVNVIPHFRVLMVLDVWEHAYYLDYKNVRPDYVGAFWNIVNWEEINRRLEIELLSNSLNLVDNRRVLDMKIEEFRDNFDDWIASFDKK
- a CDS encoding ACT domain-containing protein; this encodes MKLKQISVFLENRKGRLGKAMNVLSNAGVNIRALSIADTSEFGILRMIVHNPKEAKKALEADNFVVKVNEVIAVEVMDQPGGLDELLGVLNKADINVEYLYAFVEKKSDKAIVVLRTEDVDSGINALEESGINILSAAEIKLL
- the cofC gene encoding 2-phospho-L-lactate guanylyltransferase; translated protein: MTKTFAIIPVSRFSEAKTRLSPTLSPLERENLLKSMLMDVIGAISGSVDQVVVISSDKDVLNFVADLNVTCLPEKGKTDLNGALTQAVEWCSNYANQVLIVPSDVPLIHQDQVQEMIELSDKWPMVIAPAKGGGTNALLCPTKDIKMKFGDWSFFEHLKEAENAGVSWYIYDSFYLSLDVNTAEDLGEIIIHGFRTQTRKFLKSIGLQVKSNHGTERLMVERK
- a CDS encoding phenylacetate--CoA ligase family protein produces the protein MIWNEKAECMPAQEKETLQLKRLQDVVKRAYENVPYYRKKLDEAGVTPEDIQTLKDIEKIPFTTKSDLREAYPFGMFAVSTDEIVEIHTTSGTTGKPTVSGYTPKDLELWGEVIARALSMAGATKKDIVQNCYGYGLFTGGLGVHHGGQKLGCTVIPISAGNTKRQIEIIQDFKSTILTCTPSYAMYISEVLEREGIPKDDIKLKAGVFGAEMWTEEMRNEIERRLDIDALNIYGLTEIIGPGVANECMEKNGLHIFDDHFYPEILDPQTLETLPEGEKGELVLTTLTREGMPVLRFRTRDITVLRKGECGCGRTHIKMDRVTGRSDDMLKVRGVIVFPSQIERALLKIPGMEPNYLIIASRPEHLDELEVQVETSPALFSDEVKHVEQVKKSIQKQIHDEIGLRVNVTLVEPRSLPRSEGKAVRVIDKRGLN
- a CDS encoding ARPP-1 family domain-containing protein, with the protein product MNIRVILLIMVVVLFAAGCGAMSFLSGGGTTLEQAYDNKQVEIVQSTSAGAIPHNVTINNNGTKPVMVDKGTILKSKESQDLVIIDDKKVNPNSNDTVQAYCIEPDQKAVPGSTLYPAGTVSNQVKQIIDTSNPSDLQNATQSQMQIWIIASKGNVDVYSGESMAVVQTQKTKYYLLKEKLDTAKTDVMSRFNLTSDAIGNISLTADSDNSANTWVSDIRQWFKNTLGI
- the thiD gene encoding bifunctional hydroxymethylpyrimidine kinase/phosphomethylpyrimidine kinase; amino-acid sequence: MIALSIAGFDPSGGAGILADVKTFQALGVYPTAVITALTAQNVKHVGGVEPVDTDFVAKQIDLVMAEEDIQYAKTGMLYSGEMVEMVARKVNEYQLKLVVDPVLVAGSGGTLSRDDLARSIKKHLLPLAKLTTPNIHEAEVLTGLEIKNEEDAANVACELGKLCPTVVTGGHLNGRDIFYENSSNGNDINFIEGEIIKTSNTHGSGCTYSSAITAYMAMGISMVESLKKASHFTKKAIENGGHGTLNQMWRQNQL